tgctctggtaatgtttgcacatgtggtatgctaatataacgatttattgtgttttcgctgtaagacacttagaaaatctgaaatattgtctgtattcacaggatctgtgtctttcgattagtgtatgctgtgtatttttacgaaatgtttgatgattagtaattaggtaatacacgttgctctatgtatttattctagtcgatttgtgacggtgggtgcaattgtaaactatgatatctacctgaaatatgcacatttttctaacaaaacctatcctataccataaatatgttatcagactgtcatctgatgaggttttttcttggttagtggctatcaatatcttagtttagccgaattggtgatagctagtggtgttggtggacaaagaaaatatggtgtcttttgctaaggtgtttagctaatagatttacatattgtgtcttccctgtaaaacattttaaaaatcggacatgttggctggattcacacgatctgtgtctttcattagctgtattggacttgttaatgtgtgaaagttaaatataaaaaaaaataataataattgaatttcgcgctctgccttttcagtggaatgtgggaggagtgccgctagcggcaccccggggctagacaggttaaggaataCTTACCTAACTTTTTTAAAGTGTAAAAGGTAACTTTTTATGTAATACACTACTTTGAAAGTTTGAATATACAAATCTGACTGTGATTTCTGATGGCTTTTCATCATTGTTTCAATCATCAAGGTAAAAGCAAGGACCATATGGTTTTGGTTGTTGATTCAATGTGTTCCCCAAACCAATACAAACATTTAACGCTATTTTGGGTCCATTTCGACCTAACACAAGGGAAGCCATGACCCAAAACTTAAAAAATCTGGCAATTGCATTTTCATCATTGAACTATAGGGTGCGCTACAGGCCGACCCGAGACGTCGCTGAAATAGCACAATATCAGGGTTTTGTTGTGTGCCAATTTTCACGCTTCTATACCAAATTGAACAATATGGTCGTTTTGGGGATCTCTCCTGAACTATTTTCGCAACCAGATTTAATACTGCAATCTTCAGTTCACTCCATTTTTTCAATTTTAATTGGAACATAATTTTTTGAATGTGATATAATTCTTTCTTCATTGACATGTAGATATAAGTGAATGTATACTGTTGAAATTTGGCCATAGAAACAATGACCAAAAAATTACATATTTTCAACATCCGTAAAAGACCTCTTCTgtagaagattttttttttttttcaatttcatttaaccaggtaggccagttgagaacaagttctcatttacaactgtcacctggccaagataaagcaaagcagtgtgacacaaacaacaacacagagttacacatgggataaacaaatgtacagtcaataacacaatagaaaaatatacagtgtgtgcaaatgtagtaagattagggaggtcaggcaataaataggcaatagtggcgaaataattacaatttagcattaacactggagtgatagatgtgcagatgatgatgtgcaagtagagatactggggtgcaaaagagcaaaaataaataacaatatgggtatgaggtagttggatgggctatttatagatgggctgtgtacaggtacagggatcggtaagctgctatgacagctgatgcttaaagttagtgagggagtctccagcttcagtgatttttgcaattcgttccagtcattggcagcagagaactggaaggaaaggcggccaaagtaggaattggctttggggatgaccagtgaaatatacctgctggagcgcgtgctacttgtgggtgttgctatggtgaccagtgagctgagataaggcggggctttacctagcaaagacttatagatgacctggagccagtgggtctggcgacgaatatgaagcgaggaccagccaacgagagcatacaggtcgcagaggtgggtagtatatggggctttggatgacaaacggatggcactgtgatagactacatctaatttgctgagtagaatgttggaggctattttgtaaatgacatcgccaaagtcaaggatcggtaggatagtcagttttactagggtatgtttagcaggagtgaaggaggctttgttgtgaaatgggaagccaattctagatttaattttggattggagatccttaatgtgagtctggaaggagagtttacagtctaaccagacacctaggtatttgtagttgtccacatattctaagtcagaaccatccagagtagtgatgctagtcgggcgggtgcgggcagcaatcggttgaaaagcatgcatttatgAAATGCAAGATGTCTTCTCAATGTCTGGAAAATATGTTTTTCAACATccggaaaaaaatattttaaacatTTGGAATGTATGTATTTTCAACTTTATTTCAGAACCGTTTACCTAATTTCAACATCTGGAAGAGATGTCTAATTTTACTCACTGGGAGGTCTCCACCATTTTCAGGGTTTTGACTAGATGGGACACAGATTTTGTCAGATTTGACTTTCGTagaaggttaggagaatttaccCAGCAGGTaaggagaattaacatagcaggttaggataattaggttaagtttaggaaaagggttgggttagggttagccaaAATACTAAACAAAATCTACTTTTGATctcaatttgacaaaagctgtactCCTTCTAGCCAGGACCCATTTGCAGAGCATGATAGGCTTCATGTGCCGATTGAATGTACTTAAATGTTTAAAGGCCTGGTTGTATGTGTTGGGAATTGgtttaaaatgcaaattaatcaCCATGAATATACATTTATTGATAACTCTGTATGTCCTGGCGACAGCGTCTTCGCCATTGATTTGGTTCTCACAAAACAGCCATCATTTTCCATCAGTTTTCATATGTTCGATTTTTCTTCATTTTGATATGCTTCGCTTGCCTTACTCTGACGTATTACGTAAGCGACGCTGACAGACCGGATAGAAAGCTATGGTGAGCCAGCAGTTTCTCCAAATCAATATTTCTAGTATTTTAAAGGATTTCATCACTTTTTAACTTAATTTATGATCACATTCTAAACTGTCATTTTGTTGAACGTGTTTGCTGCATTTTAATTCCAATCTGCCATTTGCAGCCAGTGGaaacatgttagctagctaggtagattATGGCTAGCAACTTGTTATAGGTTTGAAGTGCAGCTAACTTACTGTTACTAGCTAAGTGCTTTTGACTGTATCTTCACTGTGTGTTCGATATGTGATTTATTTGACAAGGGTCAAAGTCAGAGTGGAGGACATGGTCCCGGGGGAGGAAAAAAAGACGACAAGGTAAATAATCCATactagtaacgttagctagctagctaacgttactctaTCTAATGTTGTTAATAACACTAAAGCCAATCTTGTGAACTTGAATATTCATCTAACCAGTTTGCTACACATCGACTCTTTATGTCTGATAACTGGTCACACTGTTCTGTAAACTTTTGCTGGACTGTTCAGGATAAGAAAAAGAAATATGAACCACCAATCCCCACCAGGGttgggaagaggaagaagaagagcaaGGGACCTGATGCTGCCAGCAAGCTACCTCTTGGTAAGTTAGTTGGGCTACATTTAACTTTATACTTTTCATTGTCATGGCAGAGATCCTTTCTACTTACTGATGTTGAATTGTAAACTGTGACGGACTGCTGTTTACAATTTTACAACTGCTGCTTTTCCAGACAATTTTACCCGTTCCATACAACtgaatgatctctctctctctctctctctctctctctctctctctctctctctctctctctctctctctctctctcagtaactcccCACACGCACTGCAGGCTGAAGCTGCTGAAGCAGGAGCGGATCAAAGACTACCTGCTGATGGAGGAGGAGTTTATCAGGAACCAGGAACAGATGAAGCCCCTTGAGGAGAAACAAGAGGTAGTGTACTAGAAAATCTATTAAAACGTCTTGATCTTTATTGGTCCCGAAGGGCACTTAATGTGCAGGCAGCATATAAAACACAGGCTACATACTGTTCATATGGTCCTATCAGTAAAATATTTATCAGTCGATCTCTTTGCATCCCTATAAAACATTACACTATAAAGCCTTCACACTGCACCTTTTTATCTAAATATTAATGAATTCATCCATCCTCTGTTGTCCTACAGGAGGAGAGGTCTAAGGTAGATGATCTGAGAGGAACCCCCATGTCAGTGGGGAACCTGGAAGAGATCATCGATGACAACCACGCCATCGTTTCTACGTCTGTGGGCTCTGAGCACTATGTCAGCATCCTCTCCTTTGTAGACAAGGACCTGCTGGAGCCGGGCTGTTCCGTCCTTCTCAACCACAAGGTACTGACCGAGTCTGCCATTACTGACAGAGTCTGCCACTAAGCTGTGTTTGGCTGTTGCCCTGCCTCTGGCAAAGCATTTATTGAAAGCTGATATTTACTGTACACTGCCATTGAGTGACGTGTGTGTTCACAGGTCCATGCCGTCATTGGGGTCCTAATGGATGACACTGATCCTCTTGTGACAGTGATGAAGGTGGAGAAGGCCCCACAGGAGACGTACGCTGACATTGGTGGACTGGATAACCAGATCCAGGAAATTAAGGTAGAGTAAAATACAACAGGTCATGTTAATGCTCTACTCTGTCATAGCGTTTCAATGCATAAGACTCCCAAGATTTTCCCAAACCAAATATTCTGTATGCTTAATGTAAATGGTTACAGCTGGGTCCGTGGAGGCTAGTGTCACTTTAAATTGGAGTACAGAGTCATTGTAATGGCTTATATGGAACGATATCAAACACATGGTAAACATTTTTCCTGATTGACAACTATACTTGTGGCTCCCTGTGTTCCTCTCAGGAGTCTGTGGAGCTCCCTCTGACCCATCCGGAGTACTATGAAGAGATGGGCATCAAACCTCCTAAAGGAGTCATTTTATATGGCGCACCAGGGACAGGTAAAACAACTAAAACAATTGCAGACAGTTTTCCTGTGCACAGATTAaaagggcaatctgcagttgctacatttgATTTCAGAGTTATTCATTAATTATATTTTCCCATTGATTCttcaagaatataacttataaatgtctCATGGACTTAAGTTCAACTGTCAtatcccatcagaacccaaaagaTGAGCTTTTtctactccaatgtttgtaaacaaagtaaatgtaaacaaacactgtatagcctcaacatggttaaagctataattttgatatcatggatggtcagtccatagCTCAGTCTATGAATttaagtggttacatttctccagccccatccttcagctttttactgaaacacTTTGTTAtagtttcaactgctgattgcaaCTTTAAGCctaatcctggactaaaaagcattttAAAAGGGAGATTCTCCATTGAACTTGCTTTGTAGTCCAAAACTACATCTAGAAACCGCCtctaaaagtggcatagtttgaCACTGTTCTTATGATGTGTTAGGGAAGACCCTACTGGCCAAGGCGGTGGCTAACCAGACGTCCGCAACTTTCCTGCGTGTGGTGGGCTCTGAGCTGATCCAGAAGTACCTGGGCGATGGGCCTAAGCTGGTCCGAGAGCTGTTCAGGGTGGCCGAGGAACACGCACCCTCCATCGTCTTCATCGATGAGATCGATGCCATCGGGACTAAAAGGCAAGGCTAGCGGACCGTGGTCATTGAGGTTGTGTGCAGAGTATGTGTCTTATGTTGATGAGGAGTTCATCATAATTATAATGAAAAAATACAGTAGGCTCATTTCATGTTCACAAATCTATAGACTACTTTATTGTTACATTATTGCACAGTGGGGGAAAAAgtacaaacaagcacacacaaaccCACTTTCCTACCGCCATCCCCCTAAATACAACAGTTGTCATTAAGTATTTTACATTATCTTGGGCTGGCCTAGAGCATATCACAATATCAAAAACTTAAACATTATATAAGGCACACGTCTTCACATGTGATGGTACTGAATAGTTATTGTTTTatagcaggggtctccaacaggtcgaTCGCGAGATACCAGTAGCTTGCATCCCACCCATGAGTAGCTCGTCAAACAATTCCACCTGTCATAAACAATGTGATAACCATCTTGTGGATTGAAAGAAGTACTTTCCCCATAACCTTCTCAATTAACTGCtaactgcaaagtaggcttacctggcagaagtatATCATGAGTAAGTATATTATTTGTATCTATTATTTGTTATTTGCAAACTTTGCCATGAAATTAGCAACAGTACAGAACCATCGCAAAACTGGCACATTAGACGGGACATTTCAGACTCGATAGATGCGCAATTAAAGGGGAATGACActcaaatctaaatgtgtatttttaaAAATTCTGGGAAACTTTCTTATATGGTGTAAGCGTTAACGTGGAACATCAGAACATCCCAttttgttgtttctctatgaACAATTGTAATTTTTTCCTAAAACCAGGAAATTAATGAGAACACAATTTGGGGAAATaagcaaatcaaatgtatttatatagcccttcttacatcagctgatatctcaaagtgctgtacagaaacgcagcctaaaaccccaaacagcaagcaatgcaggtgtagaagcacggtggctaggaaaaactccctagaaaggccaaaacctaggaagaaacctagagaggaaccaggctatgaggggtggccagtcctcttctggctgtgccgggtggagattataacagaacatggccaagatgttcaaatattcATAAATGGCAgggacagcaagggcggttcgttgctccagagcttttccgttcaccttcacactcctgggccagactacactcaatcatatgacccactgaagagatgagtcttcagtaaagacttaaaagttgagtctgcgtctctcacatgggtaggcagaccattccataaaaattgagatctataggagaaagccctgcctccagctgtttgcttagaaattctagtgacaattaggaggcctgcgtcttgtgaccgtagcgtacgtgtaggtaagtacggcaggaccaaatcggaaagatgggtaggagcaagcccatgtaatgctttgtaggttagcagtaaaaccttgaaatcagccccggccttaacaggaagccagtgtagggaggctagcactggagtaatatgatcaaatgttttggttctagtcaggattctagcagccgtatttagcactaactgaagtttatttagtgctttatctgggtagccggaaagtagagcattgcagtagtctaacctagaagtaacaaaagcatgaatgaatttctttgtggggccgcacagccctccatgtgctcgccagaggtagcctgactgccattaggtaccgagatgagatcctcagagcccttgtgagaccatatgctgacacatgcacatttgtggcctgctggaggtcattttgcagggctctggcagtgctcctccttgcacaaaggcggaggtagcggtcctgctgctgggttgttgccctcctacggcctcctccacatctcctgatgtactggcctgtctcctggtagcgcctccatgctctggacactacgctgacagacacagcaaaccttcttgccacagctcgcattgatgtgccatcctggatgagttgcactacctgagccacttgtgtgggttgtagactccgtctcatgctaccactagagtgagagcaccgccagcattcaaaagtgaccaaaacatcagccaggaagcatatgaattgagaagtggtctgtggtcaccacctgcagaaccactcctttattgggggtgtcttgctaattgcctataatttccaccttttgtctattccatttgcacaacagcatgtgacatttattgtcaatcagtgttgcttcctaagtgggcagtttgatttcacagaagtgtgattgacttggagttacattgtgttgtttaagtgttccctttatttttttgagcagtgtatatcacaaattcacttacttagctagcaaatgcagctagctagtttagccttctcaaacacccagctcaaacagagagggatgctatgttagctagctggctatgactatccaacactggaactcttccaagccAAGGTAcgattttggttttattaatttattgccgcCGGGACCCGctagtgtaactgctaaactgtttGCTGCTGACTACTCTGTACAGCATGATTGCAGTATtatagcaggtttactaacgcgttaatTCTAGTAGCTATGacgttaatatggtgacaacgatgtaggctgtgtgtggcagTTAGCAGTTATGATATGAAAGTTTGGCTTAGAAATAATTTTTTGTccagtcacagacagctgatgtgttgtgaactgaagtccacaagctTCCACTCTGCTACTGCTTCTAGCAGTACCTGTGCCAGATTTGGGCCTGTGTCACTCATAGAGGGAGCGTGTCTGTAGCACCGGACTTCGCATCTCCCACTCCTCTATGGTGTAGTGAGCAGTCAGTCACGTAGCTTTCCGTTACCTTGGAGGACCACCcgtctgtggtgtagtgagcagtcacagtcacgtagctTTCTGTTATCCTGGAGGTCGACtcctctgtggtgtagtgagcagtcaGTCACGTAGCTTTACGTTGCCCTGGAGGTCCACtcctctgtggtgtagtgagcagtcaGTCACGTAGCTTTACGTTGCCCTGGAGGTCCACtcctctgtggtgtagtgagcagtcaGTCACGTAGCTTTACGTTGCCCTGGAGGTCCACtcctctgtggtgtagtgagcagtcaGTCACGTCGCTTTCCGTTGCCCTGGAGGTCCACCAGTTTGTGGTGAGGGCAACAGAGGATGCCTTGGATAATTCGTTGACAGTTTTGATATTTTCCTGTTCATAAAGATCTGGCGCGATCTTCATACTGAAGTGGGGGCGAGAGGGAATTTCGTAGCGTGGCTCAAGCACTTCCACCATATTTTTAAACACTTTGTTTTCCACAACAGAGTATGGCCTCATGTCTGCAGCTATAAACATCCCAATAGATTTGGTGATGGCTTCAGCCTGGTCTGATTCTGCAGCAAAGGGCTTAAACGCTGCTGTGAGAAGTTGCCTCTTGGCTGAGTTGGCTCCCGTCACTGACACACCAGGGTGATGAAGCTTTAAATGTGTGGCCACGCTCTATGTATTTCCATGATCATACGGCTTTCTTGTGGCACAATGCCTACACACCGTAATGGTGTTGTCCACCACCCTTCTTCCGTCATCATATTTGACAGGGAAGCCAAAATCCTCCCATACATGAGACTTAAATGAAGCAGGAGGCTTTTCCAGTTCTTCAGCTCCTCCGCCAGCCATGGCTGTCActgctcttttttcttctttgcttttTGCAACGCGAGCATCCAGGATTGATTCGTTGGGTTTCAACATGCCAAAATAATCAAATCAACCTTCAGGCTTCAGAGTAAAACACAGCATCTGTCTTGTCTTTCTTTTCACTGCAACTCTGCATCGAGATTTAGGGAATTATTACTTTATAAAAGTAACAGCGGCAGTAAaactgtatttcacactatgatGGTTAAACTTTGTAATTGATCCGAGGTTCACATGCATGCCGAACCGTGTGGGGGGGGTGATCCGTACGGATCATGGATCAACTACGGTCCGTTACACCACTAGCACTCACTATTGTAAGTCGCTCTTAtctagagtgtctgctaaatgactcaaatgtaaatgctgtttgtatgtagatgcaggcaagagtgtgcaaggcggtattgaacgtGTCACTGCCTCTCACCTTGATTACCCAAACCTCATGATGTGTATAGGGgaaattagagtatcatgtagtagcctaaacctattgctattacattgagctgggtgaatggaatatgtatgacaatcatccaatatgctgtaatagaaataaggccatgctccaaaaaaaaattgtcctccctcatcttaaacggcaccgactgcCACTGGATTACAGTACTATGTTTTGTATACTTCAATGAGCCTCCATGTATAGGAGGTAATCTCTACAATTGTATGGTGTGTCTCAGTGGTTGAGGGTGTGGGCTGAGTACTGTGTCCTCTGCAGGTATGACTCTAACTCAGGAGGAGAGCGGGAGATCCAGAGGACTTTGCTGGAGCTGCTTAACCAGCTGGATGGCTTTGATTCCAGAGGCGATGTCAAGGTCATTATGGCCACCAACAGGATAGAGACCCTGGACCCTGCACTCATCAGACCAGGTACACGATAACATTATTATACGACTATGAATCTTCAATTGAAATTACAATGCCAACCTAAATTAATACTGACTTTGAGCAAGTAATGATTGGAGATGCAGTATCAAATTTATTTGTAAAACCCTTTTttcatcagccgatgtcacaaagtgctgtacagaaacccagcctaaaaccccaaacagcaagcaatgcagctctagaagcacggtggctaggaaaaactccctagaaaggccagaacctagaaaaggaaccaggctctgaggggtggccagtcctcttctggctgtgcctggtggagattataacagtacatggccaagatgttcaaacgttcgtagatgaccagcaggggcGAATAataacagtggttgtagagggtgcaacaggtcagcaggCCAGGTATTcccgaggcatggtcctagggctcaggtcgtcCGAGAGAAGAGAGTTAgggggagcatacttaaattcacacaggacaagaCCGGAGAAAACAACAGACTGATCCTATCACCccaacacaaactattgcagcataaacactggaggctgagacaggaggggtcgggagacccTGTCCGGCGATACCCCCgaacagggccaaccaggcaggatataacccccacccactttgccaaagcacagcccccacaccactagagggatatcttcaaatcaccaacttactaccctgagacaaggccgagtatagcccatgaagatcTCCCCCACTGCACTAatccaacccagacaggaagatcacgtatCTTATGTGATTGCCCCAAGGAGCATGTCCTCTGATTTGGTATATCTTTTTGTCCCCCACTCCTCAGGCCGTATTGACCGTAAAATAGAGTTTCCCCTGCCGGATGAGAAGACCAAGCGAAGGATCTTCCAGATCCACACCAGCAGGATGACTGTGGCAGACGATGTGACCCTGGACGAACTGATC
The sequence above is a segment of the Salvelinus fontinalis isolate EN_2023a chromosome 15, ASM2944872v1, whole genome shotgun sequence genome. Coding sequences within it:
- the LOC129811862 gene encoding 26S proteasome regulatory subunit 4 isoform X2, whose product is MGQSQSGGHGPGGGKKDDKDKKKKYEPPIPTRVGKRKKKSKGPDAASKLPLVTPHTHCRLKLLKQERIKDYLLMEEEFIRNQEQMKPLEEKQEEERSKVDDLRGTPMSVGNLEEIIDDNHAIVSTSVGSEHYVSILSFVDKDLLEPGCSVLLNHKVHAVIGVLMDDTDPLVTVMKVEKAPQETYADIGGLDNQIQEIKESVELPLTHPEYYEEMGIKPPKGVILYGAPGTGKTLLAKAVANQTSATFLRVVGSELIQKYLGDGPKLVRELFRVAEEHAPSIVFIDEIDAIGTKRYDSNSGGEREIQRTLLELLNQLDGFDSRGDVKVIMATNRIETLDPALIRPGRIDRKIEFPLPDEKTKRRIFQIHTSRMTVADDVTLDELILAKDDLSGADIKAICTEAGLMALRERRMKVTNEDFKKSKENVLYKKQEGTPEGLYL
- the LOC129811862 gene encoding 26S proteasome regulatory subunit 4 isoform X1 codes for the protein MWIRNLHLPPKGPTACTTGKGQSQSGGHGPGGGKKDDKDKKKKYEPPIPTRVGKRKKKSKGPDAASKLPLVTPHTHCRLKLLKQERIKDYLLMEEEFIRNQEQMKPLEEKQEEERSKVDDLRGTPMSVGNLEEIIDDNHAIVSTSVGSEHYVSILSFVDKDLLEPGCSVLLNHKVHAVIGVLMDDTDPLVTVMKVEKAPQETYADIGGLDNQIQEIKESVELPLTHPEYYEEMGIKPPKGVILYGAPGTGKTLLAKAVANQTSATFLRVVGSELIQKYLGDGPKLVRELFRVAEEHAPSIVFIDEIDAIGTKRYDSNSGGEREIQRTLLELLNQLDGFDSRGDVKVIMATNRIETLDPALIRPGRIDRKIEFPLPDEKTKRRIFQIHTSRMTVADDVTLDELILAKDDLSGADIKAICTEAGLMALRERRMKVTNEDFKKSKENVLYKKQEGTPEGLYL